In Vigna unguiculata cultivar IT97K-499-35 chromosome 3, ASM411807v1, whole genome shotgun sequence, a single genomic region encodes these proteins:
- the LOC114179882 gene encoding BOI-related E3 ubiquitin-protein ligase 1-like: MAVEAQHMNLFPAQLLTAREMAKPNRAFYNAQIEGAVALPSTVLPFHHATLCDPNSINKSDSGLTYHIPLPRKRSRDSVTESNVAPPASNKIKLSSFDQDLVFHFQNQQSEIDRFIAQHTQSVWMELEEQRVRQSRMLVKAIQEAVAKKLKEKDEEIQRLGKLNWVLQERVKSLSVENQIWRELAQNNEATANSLRNNLEEVLAHVSEENRNDGGVAPAESSCGSNNRGTEEVEENEVCGNRKQNDGVVGRRMCNECGVRESIVLLLPCRHLCLCTMCGSTVHNCPLCHSGINASVHVNYS; this comes from the exons ATGGCAGTTGAGGCTCAGCACATGAATCTCTTCCCCGCGCAGTTACTAACCGCCAG AGAAATGGCGAAACCGAATCGCGCCTTCTACAACGCGCAAATCGAAGGTGCTGTGGCTCTTCCTTCAACGGTGCTTCCGTTTCACCACGCCACCCTCTGCGACCCCAACTCCATCAACAAATCCGATAGCGGCCTCACCTACCACATCCCCCTCCCGAGGAAACGCTCCAGAGATTCCGTAACCGAATCCAACGTTGCTCCTCCCGCCTCCAACAAAATCAAACTCTCCTCTTTCGACCAAGACCTCGTCTTCCATTTCCAGAACCAGCAATCGGAGATCGACCGTTTCATTGCGCAACAC ACGCAGAGTGTGTGGATGGAGCTCGAGGAGCAGCGAGTGAGGCAATCAAGAATGTTGGTCAAGGCTATTCAAGAGGCCGTGGCGAAGAAACTCAAGGAAAAAGACGAGGAGATTCAGCGCCTGGGGAAgctcaattgggtgcttcaagAAAGAGTGAAGAGTCTCAGCGTGGAGAATCAGATTTGGAGGGAGTTGGCGCAGAACAATGAGGCCACCGCCAACTCGCTCAGGAACAATCTGGAAGAGGTGCTGGCTCACGTTAGCGAGGAGAACCGCAATGACGGCGGGGTGGCCCCCGCCGAGTCGAGTTGTGGAAGTAACAACCGCGGCACGGAGGAGGTGGAAGAGAATGAAGTTTGCGGTAACAGAAAGCAAAACGATGGCGTTGTGGGGAGAAGGATGTGCAACGAGTGTGGGGTAAGAGAATCGATAGTGTTGTTGTTGCCATGTAGACATCTGTGTCTGTGCACAATGTGTGGGTCCACCGTTCACAATTGCCCTCTTTGTCACTCTGGCATTAATGCCAGTGTCCATGTCAATTACTCTTAG